In Vitis riparia cultivar Riparia Gloire de Montpellier isolate 1030 chromosome 19, EGFV_Vit.rip_1.0, whole genome shotgun sequence, the following proteins share a genomic window:
- the LOC117909244 gene encoding uncharacterized protein LOC117909244, which translates to MAFSVLGFLSLLFSLSSAVDTIHDLLRSRGLPAGLLPKAVRSYTLDPDGRLQVFLDGPCLTKFETRVYFDSVVTANLSYGGLIGVVGLTQEELFLWLPVKDIIVDDPNSGLILFDIGLAHKQLSLSLFEDPPDCKPQGSLQKNVRKEKGFEFVR; encoded by the exons ATGGCGTTCTCTGTTCTGGGGTTCCTCTCTCTCCTCTTCTCCCTTTCCTCAGCCGTCGACACCATCCACGACCTCCTCCGCTCCCGTGGCCTCCCAGCGGGGCTCCTGCCAAAGGCCGTCCGGTCCTACACCCTCGATCCCGATGGCCGCCTCCAGGTATTCCTGGACGGGCCTTGCCTCACCAAGTTCGAGACCAGAGTTTACTTCGACAGCGTCGTCACCGCCAATCTCAGCTACGGCGGCCTCATTGGAGTCGTCGGTCTCACCCAGGAGGAGCTCTTTCTCTGGCTTCCCGTTAAGGACATCATCGTCGATGATCCCAACTCTGGCTTGATTTTGTTCGACATCGGCCTCGCTCACAAGCAGCTTTCGCTTTCGCTCTTTGAGGATCCACCTGACTGCAAACCTCAAG GTTCTTTACAGAAGAACGTGAGGAAGGAGAAAGGATTCGAGTTTgttagatag
- the LOC117909312 gene encoding uncharacterized protein LOC117909312, which produces MGGGVMRTAAKVAGVGVVNAGLRGAPAVQPVEQPMAAAARKATVPVSSVISSAKLGDAPVAVQRPSWELDDWEFASVEEEINVGTGEPLPRVVFGGVPTLQEAKEATSELKDALDQLYLSPSRSIRSGVQQLGLLQIANSDHLETKACVATTENTVATVPAHAIQAFAYLKDSPAAQNVVASIASDPNVWSAVMQNEALVEFLQAQKTCAPYPSMGLDVEESVADTGFQDQEAPKSFEDSSDEGDSGSRFQNKETPKSFEDSSDAGDSGSLSSWFASLLETMKLSLAEIVGNIFGRPAADVKSSPDSNEKPEGQVMNMGVGASLTGLAVMVIMVVVMKRV; this is translated from the exons ATGGGTGGTGGAGTGATGAGGACCGCGGCGAAGGTGGCCGGAGTCGGCGTCGTCAACGCCGGCCTCCGCGGCGCTCCCGCTGTCCAGCCGGTGGAGCAACCGATGGCCGCAGCGGCCCGTAAAGCCACGGTCCCTGTGTCCTCTGTTATCTCCTCCGCAAAGCTCGGTGACGCCCCTGTGGCAGTGCAGAGGCCGTCGTGGGAGCTTGACGACTGGGAGTTCGCCAGCGTCGAGGAGGAGATTAATGTCGGTACCGGTGAGCCGCTGCCTAGGGTTGTGTTTGGAGGAGTCCCGACTCTTCAGGAGGCGAAAGAGGCCACTTCCGAATTAAAAGATGCTTTGGATCA GTTATATCTGTCACCGTCTAGGTCTATCAGATCCGGGGTTCAGCAGTTGGGTCTGCTTCAGATTGCAAACTCTGATCATTTGGAGACCAAAGCATGTGTTGCTACTACTGAGAATACAGTGGCCACTGTGCCAGCACATGCTATTCAGGCATTCGCATATTTGAAAGATAGTCCTGCAGCACAG aatgTTGTTGCTTCAATTGCAAGTGACCCAAATGTTTGGAGTGCTGTGATGCAAAATGAAGCGCTCGTGGAATTCCTGCAGGCACAAAAAACAT GTGCTCCTTACCCCAGTATGGGTCTCGATGTGGAGGAATCTGTTGCAGATACTGGGTTTCAAGATCAGGAAGCCCCAAAGAGCTTTGAAGATTCATCAGATGAAGGAGATTCTGGAAGCAGGTTTCAAAATAAGGAAACCCCAAAGAGCTTTGAAGATTCATCAGATGCAGGGGATTCTGGAAGCCTGAGTTCCTGGTTTGCGTCTCTGCTTGAGACTATGAAGCTTTCACTGGCTGAGATAGTGGGCAACATCTTTGGACGACCAGCTGCTGATGTTAAGTCATCTCCAGATTCCAATGAAAAACCGGAAGGACAGGTCATGAATATGGGCGTTGGAGCATCCTTAACAGGACTGGCAGTGATGGTTATCATGGTGGTGGTGATGAAACGGGTTTAA
- the LOC117908425 gene encoding multiple organellar RNA editing factor 9, chloroplastic, translated as MATTYTTTSFTFKTLISSSHPNPRSTVQLAFPLRFNSISRPRLTSRSGAVRPIRAAVSDGEYSSKRSSSNEPRETIMLPGCDYNHWLIVMEFPKDPAPTREQMIDTYLNTLATVLGSMEEAKKNMYAFSTTTYTGFQCTVSEETSEKFKGLPGVLWVLPDSYIDVKNKDYGGDKYINGEIIPCTYPTYQPKQRRESKYESRRYERRRDGPPAEKRRPRQEASRSESNSG; from the exons ATGGCGACCACATATACCACCACCTCCTTCACTTTCAAAACCCTAATCTCCTCCTCCCACCCAAACCCTAGGTCCACTGTCCAACTCGCTTTTCCCCTCCGATTCAACTCAATCTCTCGCCCGCGACTCACCTCCCGCTCTGGCGCCGTACGTCCGATTCGAGCCGCCGTTAGCGATGGCGAGTACTCATCGAAGCGGAGCAGCAGCAATGAACCTAGAGAAACGATTATGTTACCCGGCTGTGACTATAACCACTGGCTCATTGTCATGGAGTTCCCCAAAGACCCGGCTCCCACGAGAGAGCAGATGATCGATACGTATCTCAACACGCTCGCTACTGTACTGGGAAG CATGGAAGAAGCAAAGAAGAATATGTATGCTTTTAGCACCACCACATATACTGGGTTCCAATGCACTGTGTCTGAAGAAACATCTGAAAAATTCAAGG GGTTGCCTGGCGTTCTTTGGGTGCTGCCAGATTCATACATAGATGTTAAGAATAAGGATTATGGAG GTGATAAATACATAAATGGGGAGATCATTCCTTGCACATACCCTACTTACCAGCCAAAACAACGAAGAGAATCAAAATATGAGAGCAGAAGATATGAAAGACGAAGAGATGGCCCTCCTGCTGAAAAAAGACGACCACGACAAGAAGCAAGCCGCTCAGAATCAAATTCTGGATGA